A genomic window from Sorex araneus isolate mSorAra2 chromosome 2, mSorAra2.pri, whole genome shotgun sequence includes:
- the EBAG9 gene encoding receptor-binding cancer antigen expressed on SiSo cells, translated as MAITQFRLFKVCTCLATVFSFLRRLICRSGRGRKLSGDQITLPTTVDYSSVPKQTDVEEWTSWDEEAPTSVKIEGGNGNVAAQQNALEQLEPDYFKDMTPTIRKTQKIIIKKREPLNFGIPDGSTGFSSRLAATQDMPFLHQSPELGDLDTWQENTNAWEEEEDAAWQAEEVLRQQKIADREKRAAEQQRKKMEKEAQRLMKKEQNKIGVKLS; from the exons ATGGCTATCACACAGTTTCGGTTATTTAAAGTTTGTACCTGCCTCGCAACGGTGTTCTCATTCCTAAGGAGGTTAATATGCAG GTCTGGGAGAGGACGAAAATTAAGTGGCGATCAAATAACTTTACCAACTACAGTTGATTATTCATCAGTTCCTAAACAG ACAGATGTTGAAGAATGGACTTCCTGGGATGAAGAAGCACCTACAAGCGTGAAGATTGAAGGAGGAAATGGGAATGTGGCCGCCCAGCAGAATGCTTTGGAACAACTGGAACCTGACTATTTTAAGGACATGACCCCGACGATAAGGAAAACTCAGAAA ATCATTATTAAGAAGAGAGAACCATTAAAttttggcatcccagatggtagCACAGGCTTCTCCAGTAGACTAGCAGCTACACAAGACATGCCTTTTCTTCATCAATCT CCTGAATTAGGTGACTTAGACACCTGGCAGGAAAATACCAATGcttgggaagaagaagaggatgCGGCCTGGCAAGCGGAGGAAGTTTTGAG GCAGCAGAAGATCgcagacagagaaaagagagcaGCAGAacaacaaaggaagaaaatggaaaaggaagcaCAGCGGCTAATGaagaaggaacaaaacaaaattggtgTGAAACTTTCATAA